The following proteins are co-located in the Lacticaseibacillus paracasei subsp. paracasei genome:
- a CDS encoding MBG domain-containing protein translates to MTSTDISLVEADSPDVGTYRYLLNGSGLTRIQAILGDEVTIDQTDINTHPGVITITPATATATVNGTQFVYDGKTTASQASGLQLTLTAGSGTTVVDLSSTDIVVGSDSVNVGDYQYQLSQSGVAKVEQALNANYQLPSDLLGSLTGTITIAPAQGTAELRDDSFIYDGQTEASQVQGLTGDVTIGNVTVPVILTSADFVVANDGVNVGSYQYTLTATGIAKLQQAVGNNYQLNASELAKLTGTITITPAEGAVNLSDTSFVYDGKTKASQAQGLTANVTVGNETVPVTVTSADIAVANDGLNVGNYQYSLTNTGIVKLQRAVGNNYQLNASELAKLAGTITITPAEGAVNLSDTSFVYDGKTKASQAQGLTENVTVGNETVPVTVTSADIAVANDGVNVGSYQYTLTATGIAKLQQAAGSNYQLNADDLAKLTGTITITPAKSTADVNNASFVYDGKTKAGQAQGLTANVIVGSATVPVTLTSVDFVVGNDGVNVGNYQYSLTNTGIAKLQQAVGSNYQLNADDLAKLTGTITITPAASTATLTNTSFVYDGKTKASQAQGLTANVTVGSATVPVTLTSVDFVVVNDGVNVGSYQYSLTNIGIAKLQQAVGSNYQLNASELAKLIGTITITPAASTATLTNTSFVYDGKTKAGQAQGLTANVTVGNETVPVTLPPADFVVANDGVNVGSYQYTLTDAGIAKLQQAVGSNYQLTVSELAKLTGNINITPATTTADSNDGSFMYDGQTKASQAQGLTAVIELGDDTTSIKLDASDIVVADDGVNVGSYHYRLSTDAITKLQQVAGPNYQLKADDLAALMGIITITPAEGTATVNDTTFVYDGRTKASEASGLNGVVYLSRGTARLTVALTTQDIVVDGDNTTTGTYHYHLSHSGIAKLKAAAGTNYALNETDLNALTGTITLTPLTVVATVNNGHFQYDGVTRASQASGLLVTVQLPTGAQTVALTNADIDVANDSVNVGTYTYRLSASGIAKVMVALGPNYQINDTTMNGTITITPAVLSGQLSGMQQKIYDGQPGELNAQHFELIFTDGSHIILEDSDLAFADGIAPIVVGRYAVTLSAGGLKRIQALLPNYLLENVDTQQAVFEIVAKSGPLPDTGTGTDSGTGTNTGTSTGHETGKVPSVTGRPSQSINQQTPVKTTHQLPQTGDRSANDLSIVGLILTSIASLFGLAGVRNKKRSE, encoded by the coding sequence TTGACTTCGACAGATATTTCACTTGTTGAAGCAGACTCACCAGATGTAGGTACGTATCGATATCTTCTTAATGGTAGTGGATTGACACGTATTCAAGCGATTTTGGGTGATGAAGTCACGATTGATCAGACAGATATCAATACTCACCCAGGGGTTATCACGATCACACCTGCTACTGCAACTGCAACTGTTAATGGGACACAATTTGTATATGATGGCAAAACGACTGCTAGTCAGGCTTCAGGATTGCAGTTAACATTAACGGCCGGTTCTGGCACGACAGTTGTTGATCTTAGCTCGACTGATATTGTGGTGGGATCGGACAGCGTCAATGTCGGTGATTATCAATATCAACTGAGTCAGAGTGGTGTAGCGAAAGTCGAGCAGGCGTTGAATGCCAATTATCAGTTGCCAAGTGACTTGCTGGGCAGCTTAACAGGCACGATTACGATTGCACCAGCACAAGGCACTGCGGAGTTGCGTGATGACTCATTTATTTATGACGGGCAGACGGAGGCAAGTCAGGTACAAGGTTTGACCGGCGATGTCACAATTGGCAATGTCACGGTGCCGGTGATCTTGACGTCAGCCGACTTTGTTGTTGCCAATGATGGTGTGAATGTTGGGAGTTACCAGTACACGCTGACCGCCACCGGTATAGCAAAACTACAACAGGCCGTCGGTAATAACTATCAGTTAAACGCTTCTGAACTGGCAAAACTGACTGGTACGATCACGATTACGCCAGCTGAAGGTGCCGTAAATCTCAGTGACACATCGTTTGTTTATGATGGGAAGACGAAGGCAAGTCAGGCACAAGGCTTGACTGCAAACGTCACAGTTGGCAATGAGACGGTGCCGGTGACCGTGACGTCCGCCGACATTGCTGTTGCCAATGACGGTCTGAATGTTGGAAATTATCAGTACAGCCTTACAAACACTGGTATCGTAAAGCTACAACGGGCAGTCGGTAATAACTATCAGTTAAACGCTTCTGAGCTGGCAAAACTGGCTGGTACAATCACAATTACGCCAGCTGAAGGTGCCGTAAATCTCAGTGACACATCGTTTGTTTATGATGGGAAGACGAAGGCAAGTCAGGCACAAGGCTTGACTGAAAACGTCACAGTTGGCAATGAGACGGTGCCGGTGACCGTGACGTCCGCCGACATTGCTGTTGCCAATGACGGTGTGAATGTTGGGAGTTACCAGTACACGCTGACCGCCACCGGTATTGCAAAACTACAACAGGCGGCCGGCAGCAATTATCAGCTAAACGCTGACGACTTAGCAAAATTGACTGGTACAATCACAATTACGCCAGCTAAGAGTACTGCTGATGTGAACAATGCCTCGTTTGTTTATGATGGGAAGACGAAAGCCGGTCAGGCACAAGGCTTGACTGCAAACGTCATAGTTGGCAGTGCAACGGTGCCGGTAACCTTGACGTCAGTTGACTTTGTTGTTGGCAATGACGGTGTGAATGTTGGGAATTATCAGTACAGCCTTACAAACACTGGTATCGCAAAGCTACAACAGGCAGTCGGTAGCAATTATCAGCTAAACGCTGATGACTTAGCAAAATTGACTGGTACAATCACAATTACGCCTGCAGCAAGCACCGCAACTCTGACCAATACTTCGTTTGTTTATGATGGGAAGACGAAGGCAAGTCAGGCACAAGGCTTGACTGCAAACGTCACAGTTGGCAGTGCAACGGTGCCGGTAACCTTGACGTCAGTTGACTTTGTTGTTGTCAATGATGGTGTGAATGTTGGAAGTTATCAGTACAGCCTTACAAACATTGGTATCGCAAAGCTACAACAGGCAGTCGGCAGCAACTATCAGTTAAATGCTTCTGAGCTGGCAAAGTTGATTGGTACAATCACAATTACGCCTGCAGCAAGCACCGCAACTCTGACCAATACTTCGTTTGTTTATGATGGGAAGACGAAAGCCGGTCAGGCACAAGGCTTGACTGCAAACGTCACAGTTGGCAATGAGACGGTGCCAGTAACCTTGCCGCCAGCCGACTTTGTTGTTGCCAATGATGGTGTGAATGTTGGGAGTTACCAGTACACGCTGACTGACGCCGGCATTGCAAAACTACAACAGGCAGTCGGCAGCAACTATCAGTTAACAGTTTCAGAATTAGCAAAATTGACGGGCAACATTAACATTACACCGGCAACAACAACCGCTGATTCGAATGATGGTTCATTTATGTATGATGGCCAAACAAAGGCGAGTCAGGCTCAAGGGTTAACAGCAGTGATTGAACTTGGCGACGATACAACATCAATTAAGTTAGACGCTTCAGATATCGTGGTTGCTGATGATGGTGTCAATGTTGGCAGTTACCACTACCGGCTAAGTACTGACGCCATCACGAAACTGCAACAAGTAGCTGGACCAAATTATCAATTGAAAGCAGATGATCTAGCAGCATTAATGGGTATTATTACGATCACCCCAGCTGAAGGAACTGCAACGGTAAATGATACGACATTTGTTTATGATGGTCGTACAAAGGCAAGTGAAGCGTCAGGTCTCAATGGCGTCGTTTACCTCTCGCGCGGGACTGCTAGGCTAACTGTTGCATTGACGACGCAGGACATTGTTGTTGACGGCGATAACACGACAACTGGCACGTATCATTATCATCTTAGTCATTCAGGAATAGCGAAGTTGAAAGCAGCAGCCGGCACCAACTATGCACTTAATGAAACCGATTTGAACGCATTGACCGGCACGATCACCCTCACGCCACTGACAGTCGTGGCCACCGTTAATAATGGTCATTTCCAGTATGACGGGGTTACCCGAGCAAGCCAAGCTAGTGGATTACTGGTAACAGTTCAACTACCAACTGGTGCACAAACAGTCGCCTTAACGAATGCAGATATAGATGTTGCCAATGATAGCGTTAATGTTGGCACCTACACGTATCGATTAAGTGCTAGTGGCATTGCTAAAGTGATGGTTGCACTTGGTCCTAATTATCAAATTAACGACACAACAATGAATGGTACCATTACGATCACACCCGCGGTTTTGTCAGGACAGCTCAGCGGCATGCAGCAAAAAATCTATGATGGCCAACCTGGAGAACTGAATGCTCAACATTTCGAATTGATTTTTACGGATGGTAGTCACATCATACTTGAAGACAGTGACTTGGCTTTTGCTGATGGTATTGCCCCAATTGTTGTTGGTCGTTACGCCGTGACACTTAGCGCAGGCGGCCTCAAGCGTATCCAAGCGTTGCTGCCAAATTATCTGCTTGAAAATGTCGATACCCAGCAAGCGGTCTTTGAAATCGTTGCGAAATCAGGGCCGCTTCCTGATACAGGTACTGGTACAGATAGCGGCACTGGCACAAATACCGGTACGAGTACTGGTCATGAGACAGGCAAAGTGCCGAGTGTTACTGGTCGACCTAGTCAGTCAATTAATCAGCAAACACCTGTGAAAACGACTCATCAGCTACCGCAAACAGGTGATAGATCGGCGAATGATTTGTCTATTGTTGGGCTGATCTTGACTAGCATAGCGAGCTTGTTTGGGTTAGCAGGGGTTCGCAATAAGAAGCGCTCGGAATGA
- a CDS encoding leucine-rich repeat protein, which produces MILKLDSKRIQLARQAEQTVHVRFRMYKAKKRWLIAGAALLFIPAFFQPGHEVKADTSSPQTQVTATSQAAEPATSQSAVTSDQATTSSNAVNATNSGEAVKASSAASAASSQTSSSSAAQTLTSQAAVPEQTTDASQVASATSAQVASGSGAAQSAAAADQAATQAATASETAASSAASSQASSAQQSASSQAQPVATAAAQPTVTANTTTTDATVDGLTYSFDETTKTATVTGHDSGATLTDINIGPTVSYNGQAYTVTAIQDVAFFNLSNLTSLHVASTVTTIGASAFAYSKFTGGITVDNAAVIDKEAFAGVNASAITLNGAGNIGESSFAYATITGAVSVAGPATIGQNAFYGLKAESLTLDDEVANIGEAAFAYETINDTINVAGSATIGKNAFYGTKATSLTLGGKATTLAETAFGYARITNVTVDAATISNQAFFHLFTDNLMFGPDVQTITGGAFQFIQNMKDLPNINGQDNPGNQIPTLTIPANISVIDGSAFYGSKLGTVAIADNSRLTTLGFQAFAFSSAMAINLPDSLEQIGDQAFYGGHLIQVAFGPNLQTIGDLAFTEFGPLQNVDFSRATALESIGDSAFAYNTINNAIVLPPNLKIIKNAAFVGNKIPALTLNDGLQTIGDSAFGYNKIQNGLAVPDSVTAIGKYAFVYNSISNLTLGTGLQTIGQEAFEANIILNALNIPASVTAIGAKAFNANLIPEVAIAGTPTIDQEAFSNNRITVLHAATAVPTTPDALNQNADAYTDSAHVSLRDLFSVAISGVSQDQIVVSNIQGTGVAFNTATKSFTMPAGTEQFSFNWSLKAADGTTYTGLYKVHLNDPVIHAHDINLFTGQVWKPELNFGGAVKKNGTEIIEIPLSDLTWTVTDQNGAVIASKDRDGVVTGSVPSDQVTWYTVTYAYGAESGSAKIFYNQRLAASYSLTGTQTATATGQPITVDLTAFSLSLGDGFNAGALQLSDLNFFDASGNQIAADALTKTGVYRVELSKAAWARIAELTNDAGESAANYNFTGTSTAQLIIGRTATGQLNNSGFTYDGTTLASQAPKLVLNVTLSDGS; this is translated from the coding sequence ATGATCTTGAAACTAGATTCTAAACGGATTCAATTGGCTCGACAGGCGGAACAGACGGTTCATGTCCGTTTTCGGATGTATAAAGCAAAAAAGCGGTGGCTTATTGCCGGAGCTGCTTTACTGTTTATACCAGCCTTTTTTCAACCAGGTCATGAAGTTAAGGCGGATACAAGCTCGCCACAGACACAAGTAACGGCAACGTCACAGGCAGCGGAGCCAGCGACATCTCAAAGTGCGGTGACTAGTGATCAAGCGACAACATCAAGCAATGCTGTGAATGCTACTAACTCCGGCGAGGCTGTCAAGGCTTCATCTGCGGCGAGCGCGGCTAGCAGTCAAACATCCAGTTCATCAGCAGCGCAAACACTTACGAGTCAGGCGGCTGTCCCTGAACAGACAACTGATGCGTCACAGGTAGCCTCAGCAACCTCGGCACAGGTGGCCTCGGGGTCTGGAGCGGCTCAATCAGCCGCGGCTGCAGACCAAGCTGCTACACAGGCTGCCACTGCTAGTGAAACAGCAGCATCTTCAGCTGCGAGCAGCCAAGCTTCCAGTGCACAGCAGTCGGCCAGTAGTCAAGCCCAACCGGTTGCGACAGCTGCTGCTCAACCTACAGTAACAGCCAATACCACGACCACTGACGCAACGGTTGACGGTTTAACTTACAGTTTTGATGAGACAACCAAAACGGCAACCGTTACGGGTCATGACTCTGGTGCAACGCTTACCGACATTAATATTGGGCCAACTGTCTCGTATAATGGTCAAGCTTATACGGTGACTGCGATTCAGGATGTTGCATTCTTTAACTTGAGTAATTTGACTAGCTTACATGTTGCCTCTACGGTCACGACAATTGGTGCTTCAGCCTTTGCCTATAGTAAATTCACTGGTGGGATCACCGTCGATAATGCGGCTGTTATTGATAAAGAGGCTTTTGCCGGTGTCAATGCGAGTGCGATTACATTGAACGGTGCAGGGAACATTGGTGAGTCGTCTTTTGCCTATGCCACGATTACTGGTGCGGTCAGTGTCGCGGGTCCGGCAACAATCGGTCAAAATGCTTTTTATGGGCTTAAGGCCGAGTCGCTGACGTTGGATGATGAAGTTGCTAATATTGGCGAAGCGGCGTTTGCCTACGAAACCATTAATGACACGATTAATGTGGCAGGATCAGCGACGATCGGTAAGAATGCCTTTTACGGTACTAAGGCTACATCGCTGACGCTGGGCGGCAAGGCAACAACGCTTGCTGAAACTGCTTTTGGCTATGCACGCATTACGAATGTGACCGTCGATGCAGCAACGATTAGCAACCAAGCCTTCTTCCATCTCTTCACGGATAATCTGATGTTTGGTCCTGATGTTCAGACGATTACAGGCGGCGCTTTTCAATTTATCCAAAACATGAAGGATTTGCCTAACATTAATGGTCAGGATAATCCTGGCAATCAAATTCCGACGCTGACAATACCGGCGAACATCAGCGTAATTGATGGATCGGCTTTTTATGGGTCAAAACTAGGAACGGTTGCAATCGCAGACAATAGTCGGCTGACAACATTGGGCTTTCAGGCATTCGCATTTTCCAGTGCGATGGCGATTAATTTACCAGACTCACTTGAACAAATTGGGGATCAAGCTTTTTACGGTGGACACCTCATCCAAGTAGCATTTGGTCCTAATCTCCAGACAATTGGTGATCTAGCTTTTACTGAGTTTGGACCGTTGCAAAATGTTGACTTCAGTCGGGCAACAGCGCTGGAATCGATTGGTGACAGTGCTTTTGCCTATAATACGATTAACAATGCAATTGTGTTGCCACCAAATTTGAAGATAATTAAAAATGCGGCGTTTGTCGGCAACAAGATCCCGGCACTAACTTTAAATGACGGGTTACAGACAATTGGCGACAGTGCTTTTGGCTACAATAAGATTCAAAATGGTTTGGCTGTGCCGGATAGTGTCACCGCGATTGGCAAATATGCGTTTGTCTATAACTCAATTAGCAACTTAACCTTGGGGACAGGTCTGCAGACAATAGGCCAAGAGGCGTTTGAAGCAAACATCATCTTAAATGCGCTCAATATCCCAGCGAGTGTGACTGCCATTGGTGCTAAAGCTTTTAATGCTAATCTGATTCCTGAAGTGGCGATTGCTGGGACACCGACAATTGATCAAGAGGCGTTTTCCAATAACCGGATCACAGTTTTGCATGCCGCGACGGCTGTACCGACAACCCCGGATGCTCTAAATCAAAATGCCGACGCCTATACAGATTCTGCTCATGTTAGTTTGCGTGATCTATTTAGTGTGGCGATTTCAGGTGTCAGTCAGGATCAAATTGTGGTTTCGAATATTCAGGGAACCGGCGTGGCCTTTAATACCGCGACAAAATCCTTTACGATGCCTGCAGGAACTGAACAATTCAGTTTTAATTGGTCATTAAAGGCGGCAGATGGCACAACGTACACTGGTCTTTACAAGGTTCATCTGAATGACCCCGTTATCCATGCCCATGACATTAACCTTTTCACGGGTCAGGTTTGGAAACCAGAACTGAACTTTGGCGGCGCCGTGAAAAAGAATGGCACTGAGATCATTGAGATACCACTTAGCGATTTGACTTGGACTGTAACGGACCAGAACGGGGCTGTGATCGCCTCTAAAGATAGAGACGGTGTTGTCACAGGCAGTGTGCCTAGTGATCAGGTGACTTGGTATACAGTCACTTACGCGTATGGGGCTGAAAGTGGCTCAGCTAAAATTTTTTATAATCAACGGCTGGCGGCGTCATATTCGTTGACTGGTACTCAAACGGCAACTGCGACGGGTCAACCGATTACGGTGGATCTGACGGCCTTTTCTCTGAGTCTTGGGGATGGCTTCAATGCTGGTGCTTTACAACTGAGTGACCTTAATTTTTTTGATGCATCTGGCAACCAGATTGCTGCTGATGCATTGACGAAAACGGGTGTCTACCGTGTTGAACTTTCAAAGGCGGCATGGGCGCGGATTGCTGAATTGACAAATGATGCTGGTGAGTCAGCGGCTAACTATAATTTTACCGGTACGAGTACGGCACAACTTATCATCGGTCGCACAGCTACAGGTCAGTTGAATAATAGTGGGTTCACTTATGATGGCACGACATTGGCCAGTCAGGCGCCAAAACTGGTTCTTAATGTGACTTTGAGTGATGGCTCATAG
- a CDS encoding iron-containing alcohol dehydrogenase family protein, giving the protein MKLDLELRPGANRFVSESGALAYLDTILADFNQPVVITGEKSFAAFTKAYPGELNLPVYHYDGSASDENGHELAQEIGHADAVVGIGAGRLIDTAKVAAEALGAELISIPTLASNCAPFTPLAAIYHPQGHTFSYVEYFKKSAYITLVDYNLLLSTPHDFFVAGIGDTLAKWYEMDGITRDKVDQLKAYGQLSRAAAKTIQKILFKDAEQALADLDAGRDTPAFEAVADTIIGLAGEVGGFGGIDGRAAGAHATHNGLSYLPETHAILHGSKVAYGILVQLAETGDDSEIRNLIPFYEKIGLPLNLEDLHVTDQVDEKIKQVAEFAAKPDETFILVDPTLTPAKVADAMTKVEQVTSEPAA; this is encoded by the coding sequence ATGAAGTTAGATTTGGAACTACGCCCTGGGGCAAATCGTTTTGTGAGTGAGTCAGGTGCCTTGGCATACTTAGATACGATCTTAGCGGATTTTAATCAACCAGTTGTGATTACCGGCGAAAAAAGTTTTGCTGCTTTCACCAAGGCTTATCCCGGCGAACTGAACTTGCCAGTCTATCATTACGACGGCTCCGCCAGTGATGAGAATGGACACGAACTTGCACAGGAAATCGGTCATGCTGATGCCGTGGTAGGAATCGGTGCTGGTCGCTTGATCGATACCGCCAAAGTTGCGGCCGAAGCCTTGGGTGCTGAGCTCATCAGCATCCCCACCTTGGCCTCTAACTGTGCGCCATTCACACCGCTTGCTGCGATTTATCATCCGCAAGGTCATACCTTTAGTTACGTTGAATATTTTAAAAAATCTGCCTATATTACTTTGGTAGACTATAACCTCTTATTGTCCACCCCACATGATTTCTTTGTTGCTGGGATTGGCGATACCTTGGCCAAATGGTACGAGATGGACGGCATTACCCGTGATAAAGTGGATCAGTTAAAGGCATACGGCCAGTTGAGTCGTGCCGCGGCCAAAACGATTCAAAAGATTCTCTTTAAAGATGCTGAACAGGCCTTGGCCGATTTGGATGCCGGCCGCGACACCCCGGCTTTTGAGGCGGTTGCCGATACCATTATCGGCTTGGCTGGTGAAGTCGGTGGCTTCGGCGGCATTGATGGTCGCGCTGCCGGTGCTCACGCCACTCACAATGGCCTGTCCTACTTACCAGAAACCCATGCCATCTTGCACGGTTCAAAAGTGGCTTACGGCATTCTGGTGCAACTGGCTGAAACCGGAGATGATAGCGAAATTCGCAACTTGATTCCATTCTATGAAAAAATCGGTTTGCCATTGAACCTTGAAGATTTGCATGTCACCGATCAAGTCGATGAAAAGATTAAGCAAGTGGCCGAATTTGCCGCTAAACCAGATGAAACCTTCATCTTGGTTGATCCAACTTTAACCCCTGCCAAAGTAGCAGATGCGATGACAAAAGTGGAACAAGTCACCAGTGAGCCAGCAGCTTAA